One Leptolyngbya subtilissima AS-A7 genomic window, TTCATCGCGTTAGGATGACTTTGCTAGTTTCGGACGATAGGTTCATGCTCGTCATCATTTTGATTTTCGTTATCGGTCTTACCCCAGCCCTGGTGTCAGCTTACTTAAGTGTGCGGGCTGACCGAGATGAAAAGTGCGGCAGCAACACTTCAGCTATGCCGACGGCCTTGGGCCAGAGCATGCTCAAGCTGCTCGATGGCAACACCGATATGCACTATGTCGATGGCCTGGGCTATATGATTGGCGACATCACTTGCGACCTAAATGCGCGATCGCCCTACCTGCGATGCGCCATGAATCCTATGGGTCCCTGCGACGGGTGCAGTGCCTATGCGCCCAAGGTCTTTGATCGCCAGTTCTAAGCGCAATCAGTGAGAGTTCCACTAGAATTTCCCCACTATGGGGTCGAGCAACGATTTTGAGGCACCTGGGGCATGTCCCTAGGTGTTTCTGTTGTGGGCGCTCAGGAGGTAATCGGGCGATCGCACCTAGCACAAGCGCCTACGCTACAATCCTTAAGATAATCCTCTAAACCCCGACCGGAATACCGGGGTTTGTGGGAGAATAGCGAACGTGAACGCTGAGCAACTTTATTTGCACCCTGTCGAGATTAAACGGAGATTTGAGATGGCGCTTCAACTTGGCGATCAGGTACCTAACTTCACCCAGCAGACCAGCGAGGGTGAGATTGACTTTTATAGCTGGGCTGGTGATAGCTGGGTAGTGCTATTTTCGCACCCCGCTGACTACACCCCCGTTTGCACCACTGAGTTGGGCAGCGTGGCTAGGCTCAAGCCCGAGTTTGACAAGCGCAACGCCAAAGTCATTGCCCTCAGCGTAGACAGCGCTGATTCCCACCAAGGCTGGATTGGCGACATTAACGAAACCCAGGGCGTAAATGTCAACTACCCCATCATTGCCGACGACGACAAAAAGGTCTCCGACCTTTACGGCATGATCCACCCCAACGCCAACGCCAAGGTGACCGTGCGCAGCGTGTTTGTCATTGACCCCAGCAAAAAGCTGCGGCTGACCATTACCTATCCGCCGAGCACCGGACGCAACTTTGCTGAGATTTTGCGGGTGATTGACTCGCTACAGCTTACCGACAACTACAGCGTGGCTACCCCGGTCGACTGGAAAGATGGCGACGACGTAGTGGTATCTCCCACCATTCCCACCGAAGAAGCTAAGCAGCGCTTCCCCAAGGGCGTAACCGAAATCAAGCCCTACTTGCGCATGACTCCCCAACCCAACAAATAGGGTTAGAGCATCACACACCACACTAGGCGCACTGCGGTGCGCCTTTTTTATGACCAATTGGGTAGAGCCGGGGGCAAAAGCTGTATTACACTGCCCCTAAAGCTGCATTCTGTAGGTGTCCTGTGCTAGACGAGCAAGCTAAGAAAACCATTTTGCGCAAGATTCCCCATGGGCTCTACATCTGTGGCGTTAAAGATGGAGATGACCTCAACGGCTTCACGGCGAGCTGGGTGATGCAGGCCTCCTTTCAGCCCCCCCTGGTAGTAAATTGCGTCAAAAACGACTCCACCTCCCACGCCATGGTGAAATCCAGCGGCGTATTTGCCCTCAGCTTTTTAGAAGCCGGGCAGAAAGAGCTGGCCCAAAACTTCTTTAAGCCCCTACGCCGGGTGGGCAACAAGTTTGAAGATGTCGAGTTTTACCCTGGTCCTGAAACCGGCTGTCCCATCATCAAAGACACCTTGGGCTATGTGGAATGTCGGGTGGTGGGCGCTGTAGAGCACGGCGACCACACAGTGTTTGTGGGCGAAGTAGTCGGTGCCGCAATTCACCGCGAAGGTGACCCCCTCCTGCTCGAAAGCACCGGCTGGAACTACGGTGGGTAGATGAATAGATGAGTTTTAAGTTCTCAGTTTTGAGTGTTGAGTTTGGGCCTTACTGGTACAACTCAACACTCAAAATTAAGAACTCTTCTCACTCCCCATCCAACCACCATCCCCATCGCCCTCACTCCCCACACCACACCCATGCCTCTAATCAAAGTCCAGACATCCGTCTCCTCTCCCGACCGAGCCGAGGTTGAAGGGCTACTGAAGGAGCTTTCCGCCAGTTTGGCCAGCCACTTGGGCAAGCCGGAATCTTACGTGATGACAGCTTTTGAAGCCGACATACCCATGACCTTTGGTGGCACTACAGACCCCGTATGCTACGTCGAGATCAAAAGCGTGGGCACCATGGGCGGTGCCAAAACCCACGCTATGAGCCAGGAGTTTTGCACCCAGCTTGAGACTGCCCTGGGAGTGCCCAAAAATCGTACCTATATCGAGTTCGCTGATGCCCCTGGTGCCATGTGGGGCTGGAACGGGGGCACCTTTGGCTAAACAGAACCGGCTGATACCGGATCCTGTTTAACTCCGAGTTGAAATTTTAGATGTAGCAATCGATCGCCTCAAAACGGCACGTCTTTGTCGGCATGGGAGGGCTGCTTAGCCGCCGCCTCAGAGGGCTTCAGCAGCGTTGTATCGAGTCCAGGGCTCAGATCTTCGTCCAAATCGACCACCTGCCCATTAAAGAAATGGGCAAAGTTCTTCACGGCTCGGTCAAAATCGCTGGCAATGGCAGGCAGAGATGATGGCGCAGGAGCAGCGGGACTAGTGTCTGCTGCGAGAG contains:
- a CDS encoding flavin reductase, producing MLDEQAKKTILRKIPHGLYICGVKDGDDLNGFTASWVMQASFQPPLVVNCVKNDSTSHAMVKSSGVFALSFLEAGQKELAQNFFKPLRRVGNKFEDVEFYPGPETGCPIIKDTLGYVECRVVGAVEHGDHTVFVGEVVGAAIHREGDPLLLESTGWNYGG
- a CDS encoding phenylpyruvate tautomerase MIF-related protein, coding for MPLIKVQTSVSSPDRAEVEGLLKELSASLASHLGKPESYVMTAFEADIPMTFGGTTDPVCYVEIKSVGTMGGAKTHAMSQEFCTQLETALGVPKNRTYIEFADAPGAMWGWNGGTFG
- a CDS encoding peroxiredoxin; translated protein: MALQLGDQVPNFTQQTSEGEIDFYSWAGDSWVVLFSHPADYTPVCTTELGSVARLKPEFDKRNAKVIALSVDSADSHQGWIGDINETQGVNVNYPIIADDDKKVSDLYGMIHPNANAKVTVRSVFVIDPSKKLRLTITYPPSTGRNFAEILRVIDSLQLTDNYSVATPVDWKDGDDVVVSPTIPTEEAKQRFPKGVTEIKPYLRMTPQPNK
- a CDS encoding DUF6464 family protein; amino-acid sequence: MLVIILIFVIGLTPALVSAYLSVRADRDEKCGSNTSAMPTALGQSMLKLLDGNTDMHYVDGLGYMIGDITCDLNARSPYLRCAMNPMGPCDGCSAYAPKVFDRQF